In Streptomyces sp. NBC_00414, a single window of DNA contains:
- the bldC gene encoding developmental transcriptional regulator BldC codes for MTARTPDAEPLLTPAEVATMFRVDPKTVTRWAKAGKLTSIRTLGGHRRYREAEVRALLAGIPQQRSEA; via the coding sequence ATGACCGCTCGCACCCCTGATGCCGAGCCGCTGCTGACCCCGGCTGAGGTCGCCACGATGTTCCGCGTGGACCCTAAGACGGTCACGCGGTGGGCGAAGGCCGGCAAGCTCACGTCGATCCGCACGCTCGGCGGGCATCGCCGTTACCGCGAAGCAGAGGTTCGTGCTCTGCTCGCGGGCATCCCGCAGCAGCGCAGCGAAGCCTGA
- the purM gene encoding phosphoribosylformylglycinamidine cyclo-ligase — translation MSETTGASYAAAGVDIEAGDRAVELMKEWVKKTQRPEVLGGLGGFAGLFDASALKRYERPLLASATDGVGTKVDLARQLGVYDTIGHDLVAMVMDDIVVCGAEPLFMTDYICVGKVHPERVAAIVKGIAEGCVLAGCALVGGETAEHPGLLGPDDFDVAGAGTGVVEADRLLGADRIRTGDAVIAMASSGLHSNGYSLVRHVLFDRANLKLDQHVEEFGRTLGEELLEPTKIYSLDCLALTRTTDVHAYSHITGGGLAANLARVIPDGLHAIVDRGTWTPAPVFDLVGTTGQVERLELEKTLNMGVGMIAIVPEDSTDAALATLADRGVEAWVAGEITDRGTHETGAALTGDYAAR, via the coding sequence ATGTCTGAGACAACTGGTGCCAGCTACGCCGCCGCGGGCGTCGACATCGAAGCGGGCGACCGCGCCGTGGAACTCATGAAGGAGTGGGTGAAGAAGACGCAGCGCCCCGAGGTCCTCGGTGGCCTCGGCGGCTTCGCCGGCCTCTTCGACGCCTCCGCCCTCAAGCGGTACGAGCGCCCGCTGCTCGCCTCCGCCACGGACGGCGTCGGCACGAAGGTCGACCTCGCCCGGCAGCTCGGCGTGTACGACACCATCGGCCACGACCTGGTCGCGATGGTCATGGACGACATCGTGGTGTGCGGCGCCGAGCCGCTCTTCATGACCGACTACATCTGCGTCGGCAAGGTCCACCCGGAGCGTGTCGCGGCCATCGTGAAGGGCATCGCCGAGGGCTGTGTCCTCGCGGGCTGCGCCCTGGTGGGCGGCGAGACGGCCGAACACCCCGGTCTGCTGGGCCCGGACGACTTCGACGTCGCCGGCGCCGGTACGGGCGTCGTGGAGGCCGACCGGCTGCTGGGCGCGGATCGTATCCGTACGGGTGACGCGGTGATCGCCATGGCGTCCTCCGGCCTTCACTCGAACGGGTACTCACTCGTCCGGCATGTCCTGTTCGACCGCGCAAACCTGAAGCTGGACCAGCACGTCGAGGAGTTCGGCCGCACGCTCGGCGAGGAGCTCCTGGAGCCCACCAAGATCTACTCGCTGGACTGTCTCGCGCTGACCCGCACGACCGACGTGCACGCGTACTCGCACATCACGGGCGGCGGCCTCGCGGCCAACCTGGCCCGGGTGATCCCGGACGGCCTGCACGCGATCGTCGACCGCGGCACCTGGACCCCGGCCCCGGTCTTCGACCTCGTCGGCACCACCGGCCAGGTCGAGCGCCTGGAACTCGAAAAGACGCTGAACATGGGCGTGGGCATGATCGCGATCGTCCCGGAGGACTCCACGGACGCCGCACTGGCCACCCTGGCGGACCGAGGCGTGGAAGCCTGGGTGGCAGGCGAGATCACCGACCGCGGCACCCACGAGACGGGCGCGGCCCTGACCGGCGACTACGCGGCACGGTAG
- the hrpA gene encoding ATP-dependent RNA helicase HrpA: MSTHPAPALGDLASRLAELSLRDAHRLGRRLEGARRIRKPEARAAVTAEIETEVARAEVRMAERRGLVPTVSYPEQLPVSQKKDVIADAIRDHQVVIVAGETGSGKTTQIPKICLELGRGVRGMIGHTQPRRIAARTVAERVAEELDTPLGEAVGWKVRFTDQVNPDGTFVKLMTDGILLAEVQTDRELRAYDTIIIDEAHERSLNIDFLLGYLAQLLPKRPDLKVVITSATIDPQRFSRHFGDAPIVEVSGRTYPVEVRYRPLLEEDGDDADRDQITAICDAVEELQGEGKGDILVFLSGEREIRDTADALEKKKYRFTEVLPLYARLSHAEQHRVFQQHTGRRIVLATNVAETSLTVPGIKYVIDPGNARISRYSHRTKVQRLPIEAVSQASANQRKGRCGRTSDGICIRLYSEDDFLARPEFTDAEILRTNLASVILQMTAAGLGEIEKFPFIDPPDHRNIRDGVQLLQELNALDPAEKDPRKRLTDTGRKLAQLPVDPRLARMVLEADKNGCVREVMVIAAALSIQDPRERPSEKQTQADQQHARFKDETSDFLAYLNLWRYVREQQKERGSSSFRRMCKQEYLNFLRIREWQDIYTQLRTVAKQMGIHLNEDDAPEQQVHLSLLAGLLSHIGMKDVKESGTTGTGKDGGREGGRGTTKNEYVGARNAKFAIFPGSALFKKPPRFVMSAELVETSRLWARVNARIEPEWIEPLAEHLLKRTYSEPHWEKDQSAVMAYEKVTLYGVPIVAQRKVNYGRIDPEISRELFIRNALVEGDWRTHHKFFSDNRRLLTEVEELEHRARRRDILVDDDTLFDFYEERVPAHVVSGAHFDSWWKHKRQEEPELLDFERSMLIRETAGAVTKDDYPDSWRQGRLKFPVTYQFEPGADADGVTVHIPLQVLNQVTDEGFEWQIPGLREQVVTELIRSLPKPIRRNYVPAPNFAQRFLERAVPLQEPLTVTMARELKRMVGVPLTAEDFDWSRLDDHLKITFRIVDERRRKLAEDKDLEALKVRLKPKARQAISQAAAATAQREGGESLERTGLTDWTIGSLTRLFETRRAGQPVKAYPALVDEGPKANTVSVRLFDTEAEQQQAMWKGTRRLILRNIPVNPAKFASDKLTNAQKLALSANPHGSIQALFDDCATAAADKLIGDFGGPAWDEESYRKLYEKVRAEIVDTTVRTVGQVEQVLAAWQACERRLKGVRSPVLLANLTDVRTQLDALVRPGFVTAAGLRRLPDLMRYLVAADRRLQQMPTNVQRDTSRMEKVHEMQDEYAWLLEQLPQGRPVPSSVRDIRWMIEELRVSYFAHALGTAYPVSDKRIVKAIDAAAP, from the coding sequence ATGTCTACGCATCCTGCCCCCGCCCTCGGCGATCTCGCCTCCCGTCTGGCCGAGCTGTCACTGCGCGACGCGCACCGGCTCGGGCGCAGGCTCGAAGGCGCGCGCCGGATCCGCAAACCCGAGGCCCGCGCCGCCGTCACCGCCGAGATCGAGACGGAGGTGGCCAGGGCCGAGGTCCGCATGGCCGAGCGACGCGGCCTCGTGCCCACCGTCTCGTACCCCGAGCAGCTGCCCGTCAGCCAGAAGAAGGACGTGATCGCGGACGCCATCCGTGATCACCAGGTCGTCATCGTCGCGGGTGAGACCGGGTCCGGAAAGACGACCCAGATCCCCAAGATCTGTCTTGAGCTGGGCCGTGGGGTGCGCGGCATGATCGGGCACACCCAGCCCCGCCGGATCGCCGCCCGTACCGTCGCCGAGCGCGTCGCCGAGGAGCTGGACACCCCGCTGGGCGAGGCCGTCGGCTGGAAGGTCCGCTTCACCGACCAGGTGAACCCGGACGGCACCTTCGTGAAGCTGATGACGGACGGCATCCTGCTCGCCGAGGTCCAGACGGACCGCGAGCTGCGCGCCTACGACACGATCATCATCGACGAGGCCCACGAGCGGTCCCTGAACATCGACTTCCTGCTCGGCTATCTGGCCCAGCTGCTGCCGAAGCGGCCGGACCTGAAGGTCGTCATCACCTCGGCGACCATCGACCCGCAGCGCTTCTCGCGGCACTTCGGGGACGCGCCGATCGTCGAGGTCAGCGGGCGTACGTACCCCGTCGAGGTGCGCTACCGGCCGCTCCTGGAAGAGGACGGCGACGACGCCGACCGCGACCAGATCACCGCGATCTGCGACGCCGTCGAGGAGCTGCAGGGCGAGGGCAAGGGCGACATCCTCGTCTTCCTGTCCGGCGAGCGGGAGATCCGCGACACGGCGGACGCGCTGGAGAAGAAGAAGTACAGATTCACCGAGGTGCTCCCCCTCTACGCGCGGCTCTCGCACGCCGAGCAGCACCGCGTGTTCCAGCAGCACACGGGGCGCAGGATCGTTCTGGCGACGAACGTCGCCGAGACCTCCCTCACCGTCCCGGGCATCAAGTACGTGATCGACCCGGGCAACGCCCGCATCTCCAGGTACAGCCACCGCACCAAGGTCCAGCGGCTGCCCATCGAGGCGGTCTCGCAGGCCAGCGCCAACCAGCGCAAGGGCCGCTGCGGCCGTACGTCCGACGGCATCTGCATCCGGCTCTACTCCGAGGACGACTTCCTCGCCCGCCCGGAGTTCACGGACGCGGAGATCCTCCGTACGAACCTGGCGTCCGTCATCCTCCAGATGACCGCGGCCGGGCTCGGCGAGATCGAGAAGTTCCCCTTCATCGACCCGCCGGACCACCGCAACATCCGCGACGGCGTCCAGCTCCTCCAGGAGCTCAACGCCCTCGACCCGGCGGAGAAGGACCCGCGCAAGCGGCTCACGGACACCGGCCGCAAGCTCGCGCAGCTGCCCGTCGACCCGCGGCTTGCCCGGATGGTCCTGGAGGCCGACAAGAACGGCTGCGTGCGCGAGGTCATGGTGATCGCGGCCGCGCTGTCCATCCAGGACCCGCGCGAGCGGCCGTCGGAGAAGCAGACGCAGGCCGACCAGCAGCACGCCCGCTTCAAGGACGAGACGTCCGACTTCCTCGCGTACCTCAACCTCTGGCGCTACGTGCGCGAGCAGCAGAAGGAGCGCGGCTCGTCGTCGTTCCGTCGCATGTGCAAGCAGGAGTACCTGAACTTCCTGCGGATCCGCGAGTGGCAGGACATCTACACACAGCTGCGGACGGTCGCCAAGCAGATGGGCATCCATCTGAACGAGGACGACGCGCCCGAGCAGCAGGTCCACCTCTCCCTCCTGGCCGGCCTGCTCTCCCACATCGGCATGAAGGACGTGAAGGAGAGCGGGACCACCGGCACCGGGAAGGACGGCGGGCGCGAGGGGGGCCGCGGCACCACGAAGAACGAGTACGTGGGTGCCCGCAACGCCAAGTTCGCGATCTTCCCCGGCTCGGCCCTCTTCAAGAAGCCCCCGCGCTTCGTGATGTCCGCCGAACTCGTCGAGACGTCCCGGCTGTGGGCCCGCGTCAACGCGCGGATCGAGCCCGAGTGGATCGAACCGCTCGCCGAGCACCTGCTGAAGCGCACGTACAGCGAACCGCACTGGGAGAAGGACCAGTCGGCGGTGATGGCGTACGAGAAGGTCACGCTGTACGGCGTGCCGATCGTCGCCCAGCGGAAGGTCAACTACGGGCGGATCGACCCGGAGATCAGCCGCGAGCTTTTCATCCGCAACGCGCTCGTCGAGGGTGACTGGCGTACGCACCACAAGTTCTTCTCCGACAACCGCCGCCTCCTGACCGAGGTCGAGGAGCTGGAGCACCGTGCGCGGCGCCGGGACATCCTGGTCGACGACGACACGCTCTTCGACTTCTACGAGGAGCGGGTGCCGGCGCACGTCGTGTCCGGCGCCCACTTCGACTCCTGGTGGAAGCACAAGCGCCAGGAGGAGCCCGAACTCCTCGACTTCGAGCGCTCGATGCTCATCCGGGAGACGGCCGGTGCGGTCACCAAGGACGACTATCCGGACTCGTGGCGGCAGGGGCGGCTCAAGTTCCCCGTCACGTACCAGTTCGAGCCGGGCGCCGACGCGGACGGCGTGACCGTCCACATTCCGCTCCAGGTGCTGAACCAGGTCACGGACGAGGGCTTCGAGTGGCAGATCCCGGGGCTGCGGGAACAGGTCGTCACCGAGCTGATCCGCTCTCTCCCCAAACCGATCCGCCGCAACTACGTTCCGGCGCCCAACTTCGCGCAGCGGTTCCTGGAGCGGGCGGTGCCCCTGCAGGAGCCCCTGACCGTGACGATGGCGCGTGAGCTGAAGCGGATGGTCGGAGTGCCGCTCACCGCCGAGGACTTCGACTGGTCCAGGCTCGACGACCACCTGAAGATCACCTTCCGGATCGTCGACGAGCGGCGGCGCAAGCTGGCCGAGGACAAGGACCTGGAGGCCCTCAAGGTCCGGCTGAAGCCGAAGGCACGCCAGGCGATCTCGCAGGCCGCGGCGGCGACGGCCCAGCGGGAGGGCGGGGAGTCCCTGGAGCGCACCGGGCTGACCGACTGGACCATCGGCTCCCTCACCCGCCTCTTCGAGACGCGCCGGGCGGGCCAGCCGGTGAAGGCGTACCCGGCTCTGGTCGACGAAGGGCCGAAGGCGAACACCGTCTCCGTACGCCTCTTCGACACAGAGGCCGAGCAGCAGCAGGCGATGTGGAAGGGCACGCGGCGGCTCATCCTGCGCAACATCCCGGTGAATCCGGCGAAGTTCGCGTCGGACAAGCTCACCAACGCCCAGAAGCTGGCCCTGTCCGCGAACCCGCACGGGTCGATCCAGGCACTGTTCGACGACTGCGCGACGGCCGCCGCCGACAAGCTCATCGGCGACTTCGGCGGCCCGGCCTGGGACGAGGAGTCGTACCGGAAGCTGTACGAGAAGGTGCGCGCGGAGATCGTCGACACGACGGTCCGCACGGTCGGCCAGGTCGAACAGGTGCTGGCCGCCTGGCAGGCCTGTGAGCGCCGCCTGAAGGGCGTACGCAGCCCTGTGCTCCTGGCGAACCTGACGGACGTACGGACGCAGCTGGACGCCCTCGTGCGGCCCGGCTTCGTCACGGCGGCCGGACTGCGGCGGCTGCCGGACCTGATGCGCTATCTGGTCGCGGCGGACCGCCGGCTCCAGCAGATGCCGACGAACGTCCAGCGGGACACCAGCCGGATGGAGAAGGTCCACGAGATGCAGGACGAGTACGCCTGGCTGCTGGAACAACTGCCGCAGGGCCGCCCCGTCCCCTCCTCCGTCCGGGACATCCGCTGGATGATCGAGGAGCTGCGCGTCAGCTACTTCGCGCACGCGCTGGGCACGGCGTACCCCGTCTCCGACAAGCGGATCGTGAAGGCGATCGACGCGGCCGCACCGTAA
- a CDS encoding Leu/Phe/Val dehydrogenase, with protein MTDVTGSPDDVLHTLFRSDQGGHEQVVLCQDRATGLKAVIAIHSTALGPALGGTRFYPYESEAAAVADALNLARGMSYKNAMAGLDHGGGKAVIIGDPEQIKTEDLLLAYGRFVDSLGGRYVTACDVGTYVADMDVVARECRWTTGRSPENGGAGDSSVLTAFGVFQGMRASAQHLWGEPSLRGRTVGVAGVGKVGRHLVEHLLEDGARVVIADVRQDAVGRIADKHPSVEVAADTERLIRIEGLDIYAPCALGGALNDDSVPALTAKIVCGAANNQLEHPGVEKDLSDRGILYAPDYVVNAGGVIQVADELHGFDFERCRTKAAKIFDTTLAIFARAKEDGIPPAAAADRIAEHRMAEARRP; from the coding sequence GTGACCGACGTAACCGGCAGCCCTGACGACGTACTGCACACCCTGTTCCGGTCGGATCAGGGCGGCCATGAGCAAGTCGTGCTCTGTCAGGACCGCGCCACCGGCCTCAAGGCCGTCATCGCCATCCACTCGACCGCCCTGGGCCCGGCCCTCGGCGGCACCCGCTTCTACCCGTACGAGAGCGAGGCGGCGGCCGTCGCCGACGCGCTGAACCTCGCCCGCGGGATGTCGTACAAGAACGCCATGGCCGGGCTCGACCACGGCGGCGGCAAGGCCGTGATCATCGGTGACCCCGAGCAGATCAAGACCGAGGACCTGCTCCTCGCGTACGGCCGTTTCGTGGACTCGCTCGGCGGCCGGTACGTGACCGCCTGCGACGTCGGCACCTACGTGGCCGACATGGACGTGGTGGCGCGCGAGTGCCGCTGGACGACCGGGCGTTCCCCCGAGAACGGCGGCGCGGGCGACTCGTCCGTCCTGACGGCCTTCGGTGTCTTCCAGGGCATGCGGGCCTCCGCCCAGCACCTGTGGGGCGAGCCGTCGCTGCGCGGCCGCACGGTCGGTGTCGCCGGCGTCGGCAAGGTGGGGCGCCACCTGGTCGAGCACCTGCTGGAGGACGGCGCCCGGGTCGTGATCGCGGACGTGCGCCAGGACGCCGTGGGCCGCATCGCCGACAAGCACCCCTCCGTGGAGGTCGCCGCGGACACCGAGCGGCTGATCCGGATCGAGGGGCTCGACATCTACGCCCCGTGCGCGCTCGGCGGGGCCCTGAACGACGACTCCGTGCCGGCGCTCACCGCGAAGATCGTCTGCGGTGCGGCCAACAACCAGTTGGAGCACCCGGGTGTGGAGAAGGACCTCTCCGACCGCGGGATCCTCTACGCCCCGGACTACGTGGTGAACGCGGGCGGTGTCATCCAGGTCGCCGACGAACTGCACGGCTTCGACTTCGAGCGGTGCCGGACGAAGGCGGCGAAGATCTTCGACACCACGCTGGCCATATTCGCTCGTGCGAAGGAAGACGGGATTCCGCCGGCCGCCGCAGCCGACCGGATCGCCGAGCACCGCATGGCGGAGGCCCGCCGCCCCTGA
- a CDS encoding DUF6274 family protein, with the protein MAATARHETRALLRAHLSAASGHRHRTRHCPICHRLLRLASESGPEDLENGPEDENPSPA; encoded by the coding sequence ATGGCGGCGACCGCTCGACATGAGACGCGAGCCCTGCTCCGCGCCCACCTGTCGGCCGCCTCCGGCCATCGTCATCGGACACGGCACTGCCCGATCTGCCACCGGCTCCTGCGACTGGCCTCGGAGTCCGGCCCGGAGGACCTGGAGAACGGCCCGGAGGACGAGAACCCCTCCCCGGCCTGA
- a CDS encoding DUF3073 domain-containing protein, with protein sequence MGRGRAKAKQTKVARQLKYSSGGTDLSRLANELGASTSQQPPNGEPFEDDDEEDDPYSQYADLYNDDEDEDDESGPTSQRRGA encoded by the coding sequence ATGGGGCGCGGCCGGGCAAAGGCCAAGCAGACGAAGGTCGCCCGCCAGCTGAAGTACAGCAGCGGCGGGACCGATCTCTCGCGTCTGGCCAATGAGCTGGGCGCTTCGACTTCGCAACAGCCGCCTAACGGCGAGCCGTTCGAAGACGACGACGAGGAAGATGACCCGTACTCCCAGTACGCGGATCTCTACAACGACGACGAGGACGAGGACGATGAGTCCGGTCCTACGTCGCAACGCCGCGGCGCTTGA
- a CDS encoding ABC transporter permease, with the protein MPHGAHGRPPTRRERWGSFKESPFLPASVLVLILAAAAGLFAGSYTYSMANPTPRHVPTATVGAYEEGRGRAFLDGMEKALDASLQIHAYDSRAAAVEAVDDQKVFAILDVRDDGKSVILDVSGASGASVAELLEQAAPAVGKATGVAVTVRDIKPLQEGDPRGLAIFYISLAAVIIGFVGAIQLSVHARALNPMERIAFTAAYSLLGGFVIAAVVDWLLGALDLPFVESWLILALTMFTSGMVFSMFNTLFGRWAMLPTWGLMVLLGNPSSGGAVSWPLLPSPLGVIGRWLPPGGSVNAQHTAVYFAGHQHIFPFLVLGGWALVSCAVFWIWRHRHPGGREAGPAHAAGRVTPESSAGGAAA; encoded by the coding sequence ATGCCGCACGGTGCCCATGGCAGACCGCCCACGCGTCGCGAACGCTGGGGCTCCTTCAAGGAGTCCCCCTTCCTGCCCGCGTCCGTGCTGGTGCTGATCCTCGCCGCCGCGGCAGGCCTCTTCGCCGGTTCGTACACGTATTCCATGGCGAACCCGACCCCGCGCCATGTGCCGACCGCGACGGTGGGCGCGTACGAGGAGGGGCGGGGCAGGGCCTTCCTCGACGGGATGGAGAAGGCGCTCGACGCCTCCCTGCAGATCCACGCGTACGACAGCAGGGCGGCGGCCGTCGAGGCGGTGGACGACCAGAAGGTCTTCGCGATCCTCGATGTCCGGGACGACGGCAAGTCGGTGATCCTCGACGTCTCCGGGGCGTCCGGGGCCTCGGTCGCGGAGCTGCTGGAACAGGCCGCGCCGGCCGTCGGCAAGGCCACCGGGGTGGCGGTCACGGTCCGGGACATCAAGCCGCTCCAGGAGGGTGACCCGCGCGGGCTGGCGATCTTCTACATCTCCCTGGCGGCCGTGATCATCGGCTTCGTCGGGGCGATCCAGCTCAGCGTGCACGCGCGGGCGCTGAACCCGATGGAGCGCATCGCGTTCACGGCCGCGTACTCCCTGCTCGGCGGTTTCGTGATCGCGGCGGTGGTCGACTGGTTGCTGGGCGCGCTGGATCTGCCGTTCGTGGAGTCCTGGCTGATCCTCGCGCTGACCATGTTCACGTCCGGCATGGTCTTCTCGATGTTCAACACCCTGTTCGGGCGCTGGGCGATGCTCCCCACCTGGGGGCTGATGGTCCTGCTCGGCAACCCGTCCTCGGGCGGCGCCGTCTCCTGGCCGCTGCTGCCCTCACCGCTCGGCGTCATCGGCCGCTGGCTCCCGCCCGGCGGTTCGGTCAACGCCCAGCACACGGCGGTGTACTTCGCCGGTCACCAGCACATTTTCCCGTTCCTGGTCCTCGGGGGCTGGGCGCTGGTGTCCTGCGCGGTCTTCTGGATCTGGCGCCACCGCCACCCGGGGGGCCGCGAGGCCGGCCCGGCGCACGCGGCGGGCCGGGTGACCCCGGAAAGTTCCGCGGGCGGAGCGGCGGCCTGA
- the purF gene encoding amidophosphoribosyltransferase has product MPRGDGRLSHDLLPGEKGPQDACGVFGVWAPGEEVAKLTYFGLYALQHRGQESAGIAVSNGSQILVFKDMGLVSQVFDEASLGSLLGHIAVGHARYSTTGASTWENAQPTFRATGHGSIALGHNGNLVNTAELAGMVADLPKQEGRTPRVAATNDTDLLTALLAAQVDDDGKPLTVEEASAKILPQVKGAFSLVFMDEHTLYAARDPQGIRPLVLGRLERGWVVASESAALDICGAAYVREIEPGEFVAIDENGLRTSRFAEAKPKGCVFEYVYLARPDTDIAGRNVYLSRVEMGRRLAKEAPAEADLVIATPESGTPAAIGYAEASGIPFGAGLVKNAYVGRTFIQPSQTIRQLGIRLKLNPLKEVIKGKRLVVVDDSIVRGNTQRALVRMLREAGAAEIHIRISSPPVKWPCFFGIDFATRAELIANGMSIEEIGTSLGADSLSYISIDGMIESTTIDKPNLCRACFDGEYPMDLPDPELLGKQLLETELAAGPASAASDAIRRP; this is encoded by the coding sequence GTGCCACGTGGTGACGGTCGACTCAGTCATGATCTGCTCCCCGGCGAGAAAGGACCCCAGGACGCTTGCGGCGTCTTCGGAGTCTGGGCTCCCGGTGAAGAGGTCGCCAAGCTCACTTACTTCGGGCTCTACGCCCTCCAGCATCGAGGCCAGGAATCCGCGGGTATCGCGGTCAGCAATGGCTCTCAGATCCTCGTCTTCAAGGACATGGGGCTCGTTTCCCAGGTCTTCGACGAGGCCTCCCTCGGCTCCCTGCTCGGTCATATCGCGGTCGGTCACGCCCGCTACTCGACCACCGGTGCCTCCACCTGGGAGAACGCCCAGCCGACGTTCCGTGCCACCGGGCACGGCTCGATCGCGCTCGGCCACAACGGCAACCTCGTCAACACGGCGGAGCTCGCCGGAATGGTCGCCGACCTTCCCAAGCAGGAGGGCCGCACCCCGCGTGTGGCGGCGACCAACGACACCGACCTCCTCACGGCCCTGCTGGCCGCCCAGGTCGACGACGACGGCAAGCCGCTGACCGTGGAAGAGGCTTCCGCCAAGATCCTCCCCCAGGTCAAGGGCGCCTTCTCGCTCGTCTTCATGGACGAGCACACCCTCTACGCCGCCCGTGACCCGCAGGGCATCCGCCCGCTGGTCCTCGGCCGGCTGGAGCGCGGCTGGGTCGTCGCCTCCGAGTCCGCCGCCCTCGACATCTGCGGAGCGGCCTACGTCCGCGAGATCGAGCCGGGCGAGTTCGTCGCGATCGACGAGAACGGCCTGCGAACCTCCCGATTCGCGGAAGCGAAGCCCAAGGGCTGCGTCTTCGAGTACGTGTACCTGGCCCGCCCGGACACCGACATCGCCGGCCGGAACGTGTACCTCTCCCGCGTCGAGATGGGCCGCCGTCTCGCCAAGGAAGCTCCGGCCGAGGCCGATCTGGTCATAGCGACTCCGGAATCGGGCACGCCCGCCGCGATCGGTTACGCGGAGGCCTCCGGCATCCCGTTCGGTGCCGGTCTGGTGAAGAACGCCTATGTCGGGCGGACCTTCATCCAGCCTTCACAGACCATCCGCCAACTGGGCATCAGGCTGAAGCTGAATCCCCTCAAGGAAGTCATCAAGGGCAAGCGCCTGGTCGTCGTCGACGACTCGATCGTGCGCGGCAACACCCAGCGCGCCCTGGTGCGGATGCTCCGCGAGGCCGGCGCGGCCGAGATCCACATCCGGATCTCCTCGCCGCCCGTGAAGTGGCCCTGCTTCTTCGGCATCGACTTCGCGACCCGCGCCGAGCTGATCGCCAACGGCATGAGCATCGAGGAGATCGGCACCTCCCTGGGCGCCGACTCCCTCTCGTACATCTCCATCGACGGCATGATCGAGTCCACCACCATCGACAAGCCGAACCTGTGCCGTGCCTGCTTCGACGGTGAGTACCCGATGGACCTCCCGGACCCCGAGCTGCTCGGCAAGCAGCTCCTGGAGACCGAGCTGGCCGCGGGTCCCGCGTCGGCCGCGTCCGACGCGATCCGTCGCCCGTAA
- a CDS encoding TetR/AcrR family transcriptional regulator: MTQTGTGTGKRVSEARERLLRTAGQLFYSEGIHTVGVDRLVAESKVTNATFYRHFPSKEDLAVAYIGSVDKAIRAQLAALTATDAPADDILRGIGASLVEQIRSPGYRGCAFLNAAAEFPAPDHPVHRAVVQHREWFLQTITGLFADITDASAEYAGRHFVMLRDGAMSAGYLGDPVLAGATLLRGIDGLLRVHAARGLDEDAAPAGGRTATTVTAVTDIDCSPPSA, encoded by the coding sequence ATGACGCAGACGGGAACCGGTACCGGCAAAAGAGTCTCCGAGGCCCGGGAGCGGCTCCTGAGGACCGCCGGGCAGCTCTTCTATTCGGAGGGCATCCACACGGTGGGCGTCGACCGCCTGGTCGCCGAGTCGAAGGTCACCAACGCCACCTTCTACCGCCACTTCCCCAGCAAAGAAGACCTGGCCGTGGCCTACATCGGAAGCGTCGACAAGGCGATCCGCGCCCAGCTCGCCGCCCTGACGGCCACGGACGCACCGGCCGACGACATCCTGCGGGGCATCGGCGCGTCCCTGGTCGAGCAGATCCGCTCACCCGGCTACCGCGGCTGCGCCTTCCTCAACGCGGCGGCGGAGTTCCCCGCCCCCGACCACCCGGTCCACCGGGCCGTCGTACAGCACCGCGAGTGGTTCCTGCAGACGATCACCGGGCTGTTCGCCGACATCACGGACGCCTCCGCCGAGTACGCAGGGCGGCACTTCGTCATGCTCCGCGACGGCGCGATGAGCGCCGGCTACCTCGGCGACCCCGTCCTGGCCGGCGCCACCCTGCTGCGCGGCATCGACGGACTGCTGCGGGTGCACGCCGCCCGCGGGCTCGACGAGGACGCCGCTCCCGCAGGCGGCCGGACGGCCACGACGGTGACCGCGGTCACCGACATCGACTGCTCACCGCCCAGCGCGTAA